ttgaaaaaagaccagagtccatcaagttcaacccttccaagtaaacccagcacccacaaacctatactgatctatttatacactcacatacataaactatatatacacaccaacatcaatactatttGTACGAAATGGCCAGCCTGTATCTAATTTTTTTTCGTTTTTAGAAATAATCCTTTTCAGTTCCAGACCAAAACTGGATTGCTTAATTCTAAATAGGGCCTTACCAGTTACTTCTAAAGCttcttgtacattttttttttttttttagcaaacttgaggtatggaaatccatattacagaaatatcccttatctggaaaaacccaggtcccaaacattctggataacaggtccaatatttGTACCTGACAAATCAGCCAATAGGCCAAATGCTATTGTTCAGGCTGGAAAAGTAAAAGGATGCTGCAGCTTCGCATTTTGCCTTCCAGCTTTTTACTCTGCCCCCTTATCAATTTAAATAGTCACTTTACTTTATTCTTTGGGTTGTCATTTTACTATCGTCCGATCTGCTACAGTGTGCTTTTATTTTCCACCATAACTTTCACTTATATGTATAGCTGCTGCTTTGCCTTTTCTTCACTTCTACATGCCCTTTCCTAACAGTTAATCTGTTCTCTACGCTGCCATCTTGTGTTCGGCATTCTGTATGCTAATTCTAACTTCTGCACATCAGTTGGAAACCTTATGATACTGTGTTTCCCCTCCACTTAATTGTTCTACCAATAAATTGTTAATAAGTCTTGTAGCTCATCTAACACACCAAAGTCAGAGATTTAGCATTGTTTTGTGGTACATCTTTTGCCGATGGTTCCTAGAATGACCAAAACTAAACAGGCATTTTGTTGCTGTGTGAGGCTGAACAACAACATAATTCAACTTCATACGATCTCAGCACCATAATCACTGCTTTGTAATGGCATCCGTATAGGTAGCTAGGATTCAGCCCTCAAATAATACAAGTGATACTAACATCTCTATATATAGCACGAACATAAAAAATAACTAGAGAGATTCCTAATTTGATGGAAAtatgctgtttattttttttttatcaaaaaggatttaatcaaataatccaaatcCCATGTCTTCATCAGACTCCTCAGATTCCTCctccttcttttcttctttcttttctgtaAAAAGGGAAAATTGCCTCAGTTAGGATTCACCTTTTCTTTATTGCGTATATCAAGTAATCCAACTGAAACTGGATTGGTCAGTGCACTTAAAAGGGAAACTATGGGGCATCAACAGAAAAAAATCTTCTCATAAAGTATAAATGAATAGTGCAAGTTTCCTACAGTTTTACAGTTGACTGTTCAAAGTTATAAAACACTGGGGTGGGGGTGCATAGTAAAGTGGGTAATAATTCTGAAAACAGAACCTGGCTGTTAAGATCTGTTGAACATTAGTAACaagtatttttttgaaaaaaaaaaaaacacaggaaaatCCGATTAGGATATATTCTTTTACATCATTTTAGCCTAGCTCAAAGCATACAATCAAGATGTGCCAGCAGATTCCCTTCACTTTCTAGCAATGCCATGGAGCAGACTGCTGTGTGACCCAAAGAATTAATGTAAAGTTAGAGCGGTTAACTAggaaaatttacattttacatgaaTTTTCTGTTATTAGTGGTTTCATAGCAGTCTaaaattgctatttatttttttcagctaACCAGCACTCTTGGGAAAGCTTCAGTGATCTTAATTACTCATTCCGTATAGTCAGTTAATCCTAAATGTAAAACTTCCAAACCTATCGGAAACGGACAAATGAAATGAATGCGAATTGCAGAAGAAGCACTTTTAAGGTTACATCAATTGACTTGCTCCCCTTTAAAGGTGGTTGAATTTTACAACTAGTTTCCCAACTTAAATACGGCACTGATgcccatctatatatatatatatatatgcatacctGCAGGAGCAGCTCCTCCGGCGGCTGGAGCAGATGCAGGAGCTGCAGAGACAGCACCCCCAGATGGTACAGATGATAGCTTGGCAAGACCTGAATTTACATACGTGTTAGTATCCCAAAAGTAAGACCACATCAATTTGCAAAAGGAAATGTCTACACTTtaaatcaccaaaaaaaaaaaaagttatttagaaagctctaaaaaaaaaaaaaaaaaaaaaaaccagcaatgccatttcccTAAGTGTcctattaaaacaaaatatttctgaCTGCTGTTTTTTCTATTCAGAGATAGCATACTGTACTGGCACCAAAAACAGATGCAGGTCCAAGCCAATACAAAATAATGAAACAGTGCAGTTTTCCCCCATGAGGGTAATGATTTACAGTAGAactataggatctattatctggaattcaGTTTCCCTGAATGCCCCAAAGTGCAGACATGCTATTTGCTGATCTCTACTATTTTAACAGTTCATTTTGTTACTGATTTCTTTCTATAATtagacagtagcttgtacttgatgctaaTTGTGCCAtcactaacccatagcaaaacaatcctattgggtgatAATGCTTACGTGTTTTCTACTAGCCTTATGGCACACTTCTCTACACTACAGAAAGATATCTCTCGACAGACTAAATGGACAAGACATAGGCtcaacatttaggggtatatttatcatgctgtgtaaaaagtggagcgaaGCATTACcattgatgttgcccagggcaaccaatttcaacttttttttttttttttttttaacagcaagataaatatacccccGAGTGTATGGCCCCATGTACAGTATCTGCAAAATCTACCAACGGCGTGACATAGGAATTCGAACAAAAAATATTTGATGTTAAAAGTGTTTATGCCCTTTAATAAAGAATTGTTCCATTTTGTTGTGTCAGGATATGGTTCACATATTTTCTTGGgtaaaatttaataaaatacaataaactgAGAACCCATTTCATTCATGTTTCATTTTCAGACACACTTATTTCAAGTGAATTTTGTTTAATGGTATTTAATGAATAATCCTTACCAGAGTTTACAACATCTTCAAGATCTTTTCCACTGAGCTCACTAATCACCTTTAAGAAAAAGCCAGGAATTAGTTATACAAGATTACAACTCCACAGAAACATTTTTCCATTGCACCTCAATAAAGGGTTGTTTACCCGAAGATAACATTTGATTATGCTGTAGCCAATGGGATTGTTAGGATAATGGcatacagggagatttgttggccacagttaaatctgggctaccatGGTACCAGTGGGgaagcatttcagggagatttgtagccctCAGATATAAAGcagaggcaggcactccggtatggTCAGAAAAATGAAAAGCGATTGTTcatgaaaagtaaaagtaaaatcaaaaaccttttatttaacacatgatacagagagcctctctgtatcatgtgttaaataaaaggtttttgattttacttttacttttcatgAACAATCGCTTTTCATTTTTCTGAccataccggagtgcctgcctctgCTTTATATTTGAGATGTACCCATGACGGCTCCctttggctgaaggtctggggcatgagcacctgggcccacttatactacgggtgagatcctTTCCTACGAGCACATGTActattttaaaagttatttatttatagatttgTAGCCCTGCCTAAACCACTGGTGACAAGTCACCCAGTGCGCCATTAGCCTTTAAGGGACAAAGGGACACAGAAAGATCTAATCTTTTGCCAATTGTTGAGGCAAATCAGGCTCATCTGCAGCATATGGTCAGAGCCCATAAGGTCTGGTGCCTTTGGCCATAATATTCTTAAAGCAAAATTACACACAACACATTTCTATTTGCAAACTCACCTTCTTGACACGTTCATCATCAGCATCAATGCCAACGCTTTTTAGGATGCTTTTAATATCGTTGGCTGAGGGGCTGGTTTTGCCACCAAGGACAGCAAGTAGGTAAGCGGCCACGTAACGCATTCTagataaaacaacaacaaatacaaaTCTGTATGATTAAGAACTTATCGAAACCATAATGTTTCCCACTAGTGGAAGCAGTTaagagtaattaaaaaaaaaattcctgcttTGTTTCTATATGCTCCATACATGATTGCTGCCCAAAAATCTGCACCATGTGGGGATGTAACTGGCAAatgcaaatataatttactgcAAACATGGAGAGGGGCCAGGCCGTGTATATCCATTCCTCACATTTAAAAGATGGCACACATTTGAAACTGTGCACGCAACAGTATAATACTGCCTCAAATATTACCATACTGTATGCAACTTTCACAACCCTAAATCAGTTCAGTACTAATGTGTATCATGGCCAATAAAACAAGCGGTGCATGTGGCAACATCCTGAGGGTGAGACAGGAGATTGTTTACAGATTTGCCATTCTGAAACTACAACAGGATTACTTTAACCCATCATTTCCATCTTGATATCAGCCAGCGGGGAGGCTGAACTTAAAAGACCTAAAGGTCACCGAGCGGCAAAAAACCCTTATGAACAAAATACAACTGGTGAGACTCACAAAGATCCAGTGGCCAAATCTGGCTGGCAGTATTTAATGTGAAACTACAATATGATTCTGTCCAAGGCAACCATATAGTTGCGGTAAGGAATAGGGAAATATGAAGACGATGCCAGAAAGCACAAAACTGATGCTGCAAACATCTCATTTGGTGTACACACACACGTTTCAGGTGCATAGCCCTTTTTCCAATGGAAAAAGACTGGAAACATTTAGTGGCACCCTGAATAGTTAGCAGCATAAATGTTGCTTTCTTGCGTCTTCTCCATATATCTTACAGATATAGTGAGGCTGTACGcaggggatttatttggtaggaaatcttgtttttattcaaccaaaacttgcccccaagtcaggaattcaaaaataactgcctggtttggggccactgagagcaacatccaaggggttggggagtagggatgtagcgaacctaaaaaaaaaaaagttcgcgaacttacaccaaaaccagcgaatattcgcgaactttgcgaaccccatagagttcaatgggaaggcgaactttaaaaactagaaaagccatttctggccagaaaactggttttaaagttgtttaaagggtgccacgacccggacagtgacatgcaggagggggatcaaaaatactttgttggcacagagttgcgcaaaaaacgcaagctattctagcgaaaatacgcagcttttttgctatgtcgcgctaaacaccatgaaaacgagatttgcggaaaaacgccatgtgtgatttgtgcggcgtattgtgcaatacttttgcgacgataaaaaacgcgcatacgcgttcgcgaacacccgatgttcgtgtgAATTTGTTcacagcgaacagttcgctacatctctattggggagcaacatgttgcccctgagccactggttggggatccctgcattagtaGGGAAATGATTGGATGACAGAGCATAGCTGGAGCTGTATGACCACAGTTATAATAAAATGCTTTCCTACACAAAGAATTAAGATTTGGCTTTATAACATACAGCTTTAACTGCAGCTAAATGAAATCCATTCAAAGCCTCCCGACAAACTCAGCTCTTATGGATTTACGCCACTATACCCCGAGTTCCTTGTCATGCGGCCCATGCCGGGGGAACATATCTATCCTAAGCAGCCTTTTGACCATTACGGAAGGAAATAAACGGTGAAACGGTGCTGGTTTATCTCGGCCTTCCCCCAGGGGCCAATGCCCCACGCTCGGCAAAGCCAAACGCCTCAATCCACTCACTTTAAGTCTTTAACAGACACGAAACGATGTGCACGCTCCTGT
This sequence is a window from Xenopus tropicalis strain Nigerian chromosome 2, UCB_Xtro_10.0, whole genome shotgun sequence. Protein-coding genes within it:
- the LOC100135138 gene encoding uncharacterized protein LOC100135138 encodes the protein MRYVAAYLLAVLGGKTSPSANDIKSILKSVGIDADDERVKKVISELSGKDLEDVVNSGLAKLSSVPSGGAVSAAPASAPAAGGAAPAEKKEEKKEEESEESDEDMGFGLFD